One window of Microcoleus vaginatus PCC 9802 genomic DNA carries:
- the psbA gene encoding photosystem II q(b) protein, whose product MTTTLQQRESANVWERFCEWVTSTDNRIYVGWFGVLMIPTLLSATICYIIAFIAAPPVDIDGIREPVAGSLMYGNNIITGAVVPSSNAIGLHFYPIWEAASLDEWLYNGGPYQLVIFHFLIGVFCYMGREWELSYRLGMRPWICVAYSAPVAAATAVFLIYPIGQGSFSDGMPLGISGTFNFMIVFQAEHNILMHPFHMLGVAGVFGGSLFSAMHGSLVTSSLVRETTETESQNYGYKFGQEEETYNIVAAHGYFGRLIFQYASFNNSRSLHFLLGAWPVVGIWFTALGISTMAFNLNGFNFNQSIIDSQGRVINTWADVINRANLGMEVMHERNAHNFPLDLAASEVSPVAMVAPSING is encoded by the coding sequence ATGACAACAACCTTACAGCAGCGCGAAAGCGCCAATGTCTGGGAACGCTTTTGTGAGTGGGTCACAAGCACAGACAACCGCATTTATGTAGGTTGGTTCGGCGTCTTGATGATTCCTACCCTCCTGAGCGCCACCATCTGCTACATCATCGCCTTCATCGCTGCCCCTCCAGTGGACATCGACGGCATCCGTGAACCAGTAGCAGGTTCCTTGATGTACGGTAACAACATCATCACAGGTGCAGTTGTTCCTTCATCTAACGCAATTGGTCTTCACTTCTACCCAATCTGGGAAGCAGCTTCCCTTGATGAGTGGTTGTACAACGGCGGCCCTTACCAATTGGTAATTTTCCACTTCCTGATCGGTGTATTTTGCTACATGGGTCGTGAATGGGAACTGTCCTACCGCTTAGGTATGCGTCCTTGGATCTGCGTCGCTTACTCTGCACCAGTTGCAGCAGCCACCGCAGTATTCTTGATCTACCCAATTGGTCAAGGTTCGTTCTCCGACGGTATGCCTTTGGGTATCTCCGGCACATTCAACTTCATGATCGTGTTCCAAGCAGAGCACAACATCCTGATGCACCCGTTCCACATGTTGGGAGTTGCTGGTGTCTTCGGTGGTTCTTTGTTCTCCGCCATGCACGGTTCTCTCGTTACTTCTTCCTTGGTTCGTGAAACAACCGAAACCGAATCGCAAAACTACGGTTACAAATTCGGTCAAGAAGAAGAAACCTACAACATCGTTGCAGCCCACGGCTACTTCGGTCGTTTGATTTTCCAATACGCTTCATTCAACAACAGCCGTTCTTTGCACTTCTTGTTAGGTGCATGGCCAGTAGTCGGCATCTGGTTTACCGCTTTGGGTATCTCCACGATGGCTTTCAACTTGAACGGTTTCAACTTCAACCAATCGATTATCGACTCGCAAGGTCGCGTTATCAATACTTGGGCTGATGTGATCAACCGCGCTAACTTGGGTATGGAAGTAATGCACGAGCGCAATGCTCACAACTTCCCTCTCGACTTGGCTGCTAGCGAAGTCAGCCCAGTAGCAATGGTTGCTCCTTCTATCAACGGCTAA
- a CDS encoding N-acetyltransferase: MIFETERLVLKPIVESDLNKLHRIFIDAYVRRYLCDGEIWSLEKVEEMLAENKKLFAQKQFGMWFIETKSDRETIGFVGLWYFFEEAQPQLVYALLPKALKKGYATEASTKILDYGFDELGFNYLVASCDRPNIESQKVAERLGMKQVEERIMNGNPILFFRIDK; the protein is encoded by the coding sequence ATGATATTTGAAACAGAGAGATTAGTTTTGAAACCGATTGTGGAGAGCGACCTCAACAAGCTTCATAGAATTTTTATCGATGCCTATGTGAGGAGATATCTGTGCGACGGCGAAATCTGGTCGCTAGAAAAGGTTGAAGAAATGCTTGCCGAAAATAAAAAGCTGTTTGCCCAAAAGCAATTCGGTATGTGGTTTATCGAAACTAAGAGCGATCGAGAAACTATTGGATTTGTTGGTTTGTGGTATTTTTTTGAAGAAGCACAGCCCCAGTTAGTTTACGCACTGCTGCCGAAAGCACTTAAAAAAGGTTACGCTACTGAAGCATCAACCAAAATATTGGATTATGGTTTTGATGAACTTGGCTTTAACTATCTTGTCGCAAGTTGCGATCGCCCAAACATTGAGTCGCAAAAAGTCGCAGAAAGACTCGGAATGAAACAAGTAGAAGAAAGAATTATGAATGGAAATCCCATATTATTCTTTAGAATCGATAAGTAG
- a CDS encoding bifunctional cobalt-precorrin-7 (C(5))-methyltransferase/cobalt-precorrin-6B (C(15))-methyltransferase, whose protein sequence is MHKWLSVVGIGEDGLSGLGPIASTLLSRSQIVVGGARHLAMLPTDDTREKWVWASPLQATVDDILRRRGQSVCVLASGDPMCHGIGVTLSRQIPISEMTVIPAVSAFSLACARLGWPLAQVETFSLTNRPIASIALALSPGARLLVLSADRHTPSLVAAMLTQRGFGSSLMTVFERMGSESERRIERVAAAWNESDLADLNTIAIAVAADRETVIFPRTSGLPDAAYRHDGQLTKREVRAVTLSTLAPIPGELLWDVGAGCGSIGIEWMRSHPRCRAIAIERDPTRLQYIAENASTLGVPELEIVAGEAPEALTNLPQPNAIFIGGGVTAEAVLETCWNALGEGGRLVVNAVTVESEFKVLQWHDRYGGELIRIGIQRVGAIGSFQGWKPFAPVTQWAVVKI, encoded by the coding sequence ATGCACAAATGGCTTTCGGTGGTGGGGATTGGCGAAGATGGACTTTCGGGACTCGGCCCGATCGCCTCTACCCTCCTCTCTCGATCTCAAATCGTTGTTGGTGGCGCCCGTCACCTAGCAATGCTACCAACCGACGACACCCGCGAAAAATGGGTTTGGGCATCGCCTTTGCAAGCAACAGTTGACGACATCCTCCGTCGCCGGGGACAGTCTGTGTGCGTGCTAGCAAGCGGCGATCCGATGTGTCACGGAATTGGGGTAACACTGTCGCGCCAGATTCCCATTTCGGAAATGACTGTGATTCCGGCTGTATCGGCTTTTAGTCTTGCTTGCGCCCGTTTGGGTTGGCCACTGGCCCAAGTTGAGACTTTCAGTTTGACAAATCGCCCGATCGCATCGATCGCCCTTGCTTTGTCCCCCGGCGCGCGCCTGCTGGTGTTGAGTGCTGACAGGCACACCCCTAGTCTTGTGGCAGCAATGTTAACACAGCGGGGGTTTGGCAGCAGTTTGATGACCGTGTTCGAGCGGATGGGATCGGAATCGGAACGGCGGATCGAGCGGGTAGCAGCAGCCTGGAATGAATCGGATTTGGCGGATTTGAACACGATCGCAATTGCAGTTGCAGCCGATCGCGAAACTGTGATTTTTCCTCGTACCTCGGGTTTGCCGGATGCTGCTTATCGCCACGACGGACAACTTACCAAGCGGGAGGTTAGAGCCGTTACTCTGTCAACGTTAGCTCCGATTCCCGGAGAGTTACTTTGGGATGTGGGGGCGGGCTGCGGGTCGATCGGGATCGAATGGATGCGGAGTCATCCTCGGTGCAGGGCGATCGCGATCGAACGCGATCCGACTCGATTGCAATACATCGCCGAAAATGCCTCGACTTTGGGCGTTCCCGAACTCGAAATCGTTGCGGGAGAAGCGCCGGAAGCCCTGACAAATTTGCCTCAACCGAATGCTATTTTCATCGGCGGCGGTGTCACCGCAGAAGCTGTGCTGGAAACTTGCTGGAATGCTTTAGGTGAAGGCGGCCGATTAGTTGTTAATGCGGTGACAGTTGAGAGCGAGTTTAAAGTTTTGCAATGGCACGATCGTTATGGTGGGGAACTCATTAGAATTGGCATTCAGCGAGTAGGGGCGATCGGCTCTTTTCAGGGTTGGAAACCGTTTGCACCCGTGACGCAGTGGGCCGTAGTTAAAATCTAA
- a CDS encoding RusA family crossover junction endodeoxyribonuclease has protein sequence MLQITYFYDSVKIDVDNIVKPIQDAIIGLAYVDDDQVTDVLVRKRNLSGNFTVENMTSTLAEGFARGNEFLHIVVIDDPDQEVLT, from the coding sequence ATGCTCCAGATAACTTATTTCTACGATTCTGTTAAAATTGATGTGGACAACATAGTAAAGCCAATTCAAGATGCAATTATTGGCCTAGCCTACGTGGATGACGATCAAGTAACCGATGTTCTAGTCCGGAAGAGGAATTTATCGGGTAACTTTACAGTAGAAAATATGACCTCGACCCTAGCGGAAGGATTTGCTCGTGGCAATGAATTCTTGCACATTGTCGTAATTGATGATCCTGACCAAGAGGTACTGACATGA
- the cphA gene encoding cyanophycin synthetase: protein MKILKIQTLRGPNYWSIRRHKLVLMRLDLEEWADKTTSEIPGFYEGLIAALPSLNEHHCSPGHQGGFLQRVREGTMMGHVIEHVALELQEMAGMPVGFGRTRETATPGIYQVVIEYQNEQAGRYAARAGVRMCQSIADTGTYPAAELVQDLRDLRGFAGSAALGPSTETLIKEAEARGIPWMPLSARFMIQLGYGVHQKRIQATLSNRTGVLGVELACDKEGTKNILASAGVPVPRGTVINYLDELHGAIEEVGGYPIVLKPLDGNHGRGITIDINSWEAAEEAYDLASAASKTKSVIVERYYVGRDHRVLVVNGQVVAVAERVPANVVGNGKFTVEQLIEEVNRDPQRGDGHDNVLTRITIDKLCLDLLQKQGYAMDSVVPAGERVFLRATANLSTGGIAVDRTDEIHPENVWLFSRVAKIIGLDIAGIDVVTPDISQPLRDVNGVIVEVNAAPGFRMHVAPSQGLPRNVAGAVFDMLFPSPQTSRVPILAVTGTNGKTTTTRLLAHIVKQTGQITGYTTTDGTYIGDYLVETGDNTGPQSAQLILSDPTVEVAVLETARGGILRSGLGFDQCDVGVVLNVAADHLGIGDIDTVEQLAKLKSVLVEAVMPKGYAVLNADDPLVSRMAQRVKAQIAYFSMNPDNELVAKHTAAGGLAAIYENGYLSILKGDWTLRIEQAVNVPLTMGARAPFMIANALAACLAAFAQGVKIEDIRSALSSFQASVGQTPGRMNLFKLGNYHALLDYAHNPHSYKALGSFVLNWPGLRIGVVGAPGDRRDEDFVTLGKLSAEMFDRIIVKEDIDRRGREPGVVAKLICQGIAEAISAGTAKKSQVEYELILDETTAVNKALDEAPAGSLVVILPESVNKALTLIEARKPIKESVEVQKGLDRAKSQESLKPTVVNQG, encoded by the coding sequence ATGAAAATACTTAAAATCCAGACCTTACGCGGCCCCAACTACTGGAGCATCCGACGCCACAAACTCGTCCTGATGCGTTTGGATTTAGAGGAGTGGGCAGATAAAACCACATCTGAAATTCCTGGCTTCTACGAAGGGTTGATCGCCGCACTTCCGAGTTTGAACGAGCATCACTGTTCTCCAGGCCATCAGGGAGGATTCCTGCAACGGGTCAGAGAAGGCACAATGATGGGACACGTAATCGAACACGTCGCCCTAGAACTTCAGGAAATGGCAGGAATGCCGGTCGGGTTCGGCCGCACCCGCGAAACTGCGACCCCAGGCATTTACCAAGTAGTGATTGAGTATCAAAACGAACAAGCTGGTCGCTATGCAGCCCGGGCGGGCGTGCGGATGTGCCAGAGTATTGCCGATACAGGCACTTATCCAGCAGCAGAATTAGTCCAAGATTTGAGAGACCTTAGAGGGTTTGCTGGGTCGGCGGCCCTGGGGCCGAGCACGGAAACACTGATTAAGGAAGCAGAAGCGCGCGGCATTCCTTGGATGCCTTTGAGCGCCCGGTTTATGATTCAACTCGGCTATGGGGTTCACCAAAAGCGGATTCAGGCAACTCTGAGCAACCGCACGGGAGTTTTGGGGGTAGAACTTGCCTGTGACAAGGAAGGTACCAAAAATATCCTCGCTAGCGCCGGCGTACCTGTTCCAAGAGGGACGGTGATTAATTATTTGGATGAACTGCACGGGGCGATCGAAGAAGTCGGCGGTTATCCGATCGTCCTCAAACCCCTAGACGGCAACCACGGCCGCGGCATTACGATCGACATCAATTCTTGGGAAGCAGCAGAAGAAGCTTACGACTTAGCCAGCGCGGCATCAAAAACAAAAAGCGTGATTGTCGAGCGCTATTACGTCGGTCGTGACCACAGAGTATTGGTAGTCAACGGGCAAGTCGTAGCAGTCGCAGAACGAGTCCCCGCTAACGTCGTGGGCAACGGCAAGTTTACAGTAGAACAGCTTATTGAAGAAGTAAACCGCGACCCGCAGCGAGGAGACGGACACGACAACGTGCTCACCCGGATCACGATCGACAAATTGTGCCTGGATTTGCTGCAAAAACAAGGATACGCGATGGACTCCGTAGTGCCCGCCGGCGAAAGAGTATTTTTGCGGGCGACAGCAAACTTGAGTACCGGTGGCATTGCAGTCGATCGCACCGACGAAATCCACCCGGAAAACGTCTGGCTGTTTTCCAGAGTCGCCAAAATTATCGGTTTGGACATCGCCGGCATTGACGTAGTAACTCCCGACATCTCCCAACCCCTGCGCGATGTCAACGGCGTCATTGTCGAAGTCAACGCAGCACCGGGTTTCAGAATGCACGTCGCCCCGAGTCAGGGTTTACCCCGCAACGTCGCCGGCGCCGTCTTCGATATGCTTTTCCCCTCGCCTCAAACCAGCCGGGTGCCGATTTTAGCGGTAACGGGAACCAACGGCAAAACGACAACTACTCGCCTGCTTGCCCACATTGTTAAGCAGACCGGTCAGATTACCGGCTACACGACTACCGACGGCACTTACATCGGCGATTATTTGGTAGAAACCGGAGACAATACCGGGCCGCAGAGTGCTCAGTTGATTTTGTCCGACCCAACGGTGGAAGTAGCGGTGCTGGAAACGGCTAGAGGCGGAATTTTGCGATCGGGCCTGGGCTTCGATCAGTGCGATGTCGGCGTCGTCTTGAACGTCGCGGCCGATCACTTGGGAATTGGCGACATCGACACCGTGGAACAGCTCGCCAAACTCAAGAGCGTCCTCGTCGAGGCGGTAATGCCCAAAGGCTATGCAGTTTTAAATGCAGACGACCCGTTGGTATCACGGATGGCGCAGCGTGTCAAGGCTCAAATTGCATATTTTTCGATGAACCCGGACAACGAACTGGTTGCCAAACATACCGCTGCGGGCGGGCTGGCAGCGATTTACGAAAATGGGTATTTGTCGATCTTGAAAGGCGATTGGACGCTGAGAATTGAGCAGGCTGTGAACGTGCCGCTGACGATGGGCGCGCGCGCGCCGTTTATGATTGCTAATGCTTTAGCAGCTTGTTTGGCGGCTTTTGCCCAAGGAGTGAAAATAGAAGATATTCGATCGGCTTTGTCAAGCTTCCAAGCATCGGTCGGTCAAACTCCCGGACGGATGAATTTGTTTAAATTGGGTAACTATCACGCTTTGCTCGACTACGCCCACAACCCCCACAGCTACAAAGCTTTGGGCAGTTTCGTGCTGAATTGGCCGGGACTGCGGATAGGGGTAGTCGGCGCCCCCGGAGACCGACGAGATGAAGATTTTGTCACGCTGGGCAAACTTTCGGCCGAGATGTTCGATCGCATTATTGTCAAGGAAGATATTGACAGGCGCGGGCGAGAACCCGGTGTGGTGGCCAAGTTAATTTGCCAGGGGATTGCAGAGGCGATTTCTGCAGGAACCGCAAAGAAATCTCAAGTTGAATACGAGTTGATTCTCGACGAAACAACGGCCGTTAACAAGGCTTTAGATGAGGCTCCTGCCGGCAGTTTGGTAGTGATTTTACCTGAAAGTGTCAACAAAGCTTTGACTTTAATTGAAGCCCGGAAACCGATTAAGGAATCTGTGGAAGTTCAAAAGGGTTTAGATCGAGCCAAGTCACAGGAAAGTTTAAAACCGACTGTTGTGAATCAAGGCTAA
- a CDS encoding cyanophycinase produces the protein MQQLTSQALEHNIPQRTKTSIMVIGGAEDKVHGREILNTFFCRAGGANARLAIIPCASRDPEGISNRYRTIFDEMGVSAVKVVDIREREQAENPVWKDYLEDCTGVFITGGDQLRLCGLLADTPLMEKIRKETLEGKITLAGTSAGAAVMGYHMIAGGGSGASPNRSLVDMANGLNIIPELIVDQHFHNRNRMARLLSAVACHPDRIAIGIDEDTCALFEGDDTMKVLGKGTVTIVDSRENFYTNESLVGATEPLSLFNMRLHVLCHGDCYNMPLGKPMPSGACSESGWPPECRTAN, from the coding sequence ATGCAGCAGTTGACATCTCAAGCCCTTGAACACAATATTCCCCAGCGCACAAAAACTTCGATTATGGTCATCGGGGGAGCCGAAGACAAAGTTCACGGGCGAGAGATTCTAAACACCTTTTTTTGCCGTGCTGGGGGTGCAAACGCTCGGCTGGCGATTATTCCGTGCGCTTCGCGAGATCCCGAAGGAATTAGCAACCGTTACCGCACCATATTTGACGAAATGGGCGTTAGTGCCGTCAAAGTAGTGGACATCCGCGAACGCGAACAAGCCGAAAACCCCGTCTGGAAAGATTACTTAGAAGATTGTACGGGCGTATTCATCACAGGCGGCGACCAACTGAGGCTCTGCGGGCTGCTGGCGGACACCCCGCTTATGGAGAAAATTCGCAAAGAAACTCTCGAAGGCAAGATTACCCTCGCCGGTACGAGCGCGGGTGCTGCGGTGATGGGATATCACATGATTGCAGGCGGCGGGAGTGGGGCGTCACCGAACCGATCTTTAGTAGACATGGCAAACGGACTTAACATTATTCCTGAGCTCATCGTAGACCAGCATTTTCACAACCGCAACCGGATGGCTCGCTTGCTGTCGGCTGTGGCTTGCCATCCTGATCGCATCGCTATTGGTATTGACGAAGACACCTGCGCCTTGTTTGAGGGAGACGATACTATGAAAGTTCTCGGTAAAGGCACTGTGACTATTGTTGATTCTAGGGAAAATTTTTATACCAATGAGTCTCTGGTAGGAGCGACAGAACCCTTAAGTCTGTTCAATATGCGCTTGCACGTTCTGTGTCACGGAGATTGCTACAATATGCCCCTAGGCAAACCAATGCCATCGGGAGCCTGTTCCGAGTCTGGCTGGCCCCCCGAATGCCGCACAGCCAACTAA
- the trmD gene encoding tRNA (guanosine(37)-N1)-methyltransferase TrmD, whose translation MRFDVVTLFPEFFRAPLESGLMGKALAKKIAEVNFVNPRDFTTDKHQRVDDEPYGGGVGMLMKPEPIFAAVESLPVLPRREVILLTPQGEPMQQAMFRELAADRDQLVLICGHYEGVDDRVLHLVTREVSLGDFVLTGGEIPALALINGVLRLLRGTVAKEDSLKFESFEDGLLDYPQYTRPADFRGLKVPDVLLSGNHAEIARWRKQQQIERTRSRRPDLLAD comes from the coding sequence GTGCGCTTTGACGTAGTTACCTTATTTCCAGAATTTTTCCGGGCTCCCCTGGAGTCGGGACTGATGGGCAAAGCCTTAGCTAAAAAAATTGCTGAGGTGAATTTTGTCAATCCCCGCGATTTTACCACAGACAAACACCAGCGAGTCGATGACGAGCCTTACGGGGGCGGAGTGGGGATGCTGATGAAACCGGAACCGATTTTTGCTGCGGTGGAGTCGCTGCCGGTTTTGCCAAGGCGGGAGGTGATTTTGCTGACTCCCCAGGGGGAACCGATGCAGCAGGCGATGTTTCGAGAGTTGGCGGCCGATCGCGATCAGTTGGTGTTGATTTGTGGCCATTATGAGGGTGTGGACGATCGAGTCCTGCATTTGGTAACTCGCGAGGTATCTTTGGGGGATTTTGTGCTCACGGGGGGCGAAATTCCGGCTTTGGCTTTGATTAATGGGGTTTTGCGATTGCTGCGGGGAACTGTGGCCAAGGAAGATTCGCTGAAGTTTGAGAGTTTTGAAGACGGACTTTTGGATTATCCGCAGTACACTCGACCGGCGGATTTTCGGGGATTGAAGGTACCCGACGTGTTGCTGTCTGGTAATCACGCAGAAATTGCTCGCTGGCGCAAGCAACAGCAAATTGAAAGAACTCGATCGCGCCGACCGGATTTGCTAGCGGATTAG
- a CDS encoding DUF1517 domain-containing protein, which produces MLKNQLLCCTAIAFLLAAEVTVNLTPGSGGKWLHINREAFARSSGGSSGGRSSSSSSSSSSSRSSSTSPSRSSSSSSSSNSSSGTSSSPSSPSRNSSSGTSSSSIPSRPSTSGNTGGRVRSGSFEKAASPAPVAVPNPPIPQQYGNNRTVIIQRRTYNSAPSYAVPYNAGNSQPNTGYNPEPAVNPTPITTDNSGDRQLVAPSSDNPGNSQPNTDYNQQPVINPAPIPTENTSDNAPSSPSSEDWKLFWFWLFFSGGGVALIAYCIYYYRPQSGYQNKKHIFAVSKLQVAMLVGSCPVVQSQLTELTLNSDLKSATDRAEFLQECVLVVLRSCDNWTHVCGNSQIFASREEAEQIFNQLSIQERSKLSLETLTLINSDIRYRPSVSAGNRGSGEYIVVTFLIGSEDVRPLFGDIRDSGKFKIALEKTAATPAENLLIFELIWSPQEETDSLTGDELLSSYADLIQVG; this is translated from the coding sequence ATGTTAAAAAATCAACTTTTGTGCTGTACGGCGATCGCCTTTTTACTCGCCGCTGAAGTTACTGTCAATTTAACTCCTGGCAGCGGTGGCAAATGGTTACATATTAACCGGGAAGCTTTTGCCCGAAGCAGTGGCGGAAGTAGCGGCGGGCGATCGTCTTCTTCTAGTTCTAGTTCCAGTTCCAGCCGCTCTAGCAGTACCTCGCCTAGCCGTTCTAGTTCTTCTAGTTCTTCTAGCAACAGCTCGTCTGGCACTTCTTCTAGTCCTTCTAGTCCTTCTAGAAACAGCTCGTCTGGCACTTCTTCTAGTTCCATTCCCAGCCGTCCCAGTACCAGTGGAAACACTGGGGGAAGAGTTCGCAGTGGCTCTTTTGAAAAGGCGGCTTCACCTGCACCTGTCGCCGTACCTAACCCTCCAATTCCCCAACAATATGGAAATAACAGAACTGTAATTATTCAGCGCCGCACCTATAATTCCGCTCCGAGTTATGCAGTTCCTTACAATGCCGGTAACAGTCAGCCCAATACTGGTTATAACCCAGAGCCAGCAGTTAATCCAACGCCAATCACCACTGATAATTCGGGCGATCGCCAACTCGTAGCGCCATCTTCAGACAATCCCGGTAACAGTCAGCCAAATACTGATTATAATCAACAGCCAGTAATTAATCCAGCACCAATTCCCACTGAAAATACCTCTGACAACGCTCCGAGTTCGCCATCATCTGAGGACTGGAAATTGTTTTGGTTTTGGCTGTTTTTTTCGGGAGGGGGTGTAGCGTTAATCGCTTACTGTATTTACTATTATCGACCCCAGTCTGGATATCAAAATAAAAAACATATTTTTGCTGTCAGCAAGTTGCAAGTTGCAATGTTAGTGGGATCTTGCCCAGTAGTTCAAAGTCAGCTAACTGAATTGACATTAAATTCTGACCTAAAAAGTGCGACCGACAGGGCAGAATTTTTGCAAGAATGTGTTCTGGTTGTTTTGCGTTCGTGCGACAATTGGACTCACGTTTGCGGGAATTCCCAGATATTTGCGAGTCGGGAGGAAGCGGAGCAAATATTCAATCAACTCTCGATTCAAGAACGCAGCAAGTTAAGTTTAGAAACTCTGACTTTGATTAACAGCGACATCCGCTACCGCCCGTCTGTCAGTGCTGGGAATCGAGGGTCGGGAGAGTATATTGTAGTGACGTTTTTGATAGGAAGCGAGGATGTCAGACCGCTGTTTGGAGACATTCGCGATAGTGGGAAATTTAAAATAGCGTTAGAGAAAACGGCGGCGACTCCTGCGGAGAATTTGCTGATTTTTGAGTTGATTTGGAGTCCGCAGGAGGAAACGGATAGTTTGACTGGCGATGAGTTGTTGAGTTCCTATGCGGATTTGATTCAGGTTGGTTGA
- a CDS encoding 2-C-methyl-D-erythritol 2,4-cyclodiphosphate synthase, translated as MNIRIGNGYDIHCLVPERPLILGGVHIPHELGLLGHSDADVLTHAIMDAMLGALSLGDIGLYFPPTDPKWKGADSLVLLAQVNQLILDKGWEIGNIDSVVVAERPKLKPHIEQMRDRLSTVLQLKPDQIGIKATTNEKLGPVGREEGIAAYAVVLLVLK; from the coding sequence ATGAACATCCGCATCGGCAACGGCTACGACATTCACTGCTTAGTTCCAGAACGCCCCCTCATCCTCGGCGGCGTGCACATTCCCCACGAATTAGGCTTATTAGGACACAGCGACGCCGACGTACTTACCCACGCTATCATGGATGCCATGCTGGGAGCTCTCAGCTTAGGAGATATCGGGCTGTATTTCCCGCCAACTGACCCGAAATGGAAAGGTGCTGATAGTCTCGTACTGCTGGCACAAGTAAATCAGTTAATATTAGATAAAGGCTGGGAAATCGGCAATATTGATTCGGTGGTGGTGGCAGAACGTCCAAAGCTGAAACCGCATATTGAGCAAATGCGCGATCGGCTTTCTACTGTCCTACAATTAAAACCTGACCAAATCGGCATCAAAGCTACTACAAACGAAAAATTAGGCCCGGTGGGAAGAGAAGAAGGAATCGCGGCTTACGCTGTAGTTTTGTTAGTGCTAAAATAG